A stretch of the Sulfuritortus calidifontis genome encodes the following:
- a CDS encoding CZB domain-containing protein — translation MEGAIAASSLRSFVELAKVDHLIYKFEIYRVLFGHSAKQAGDFANHTACRLGQWYYEGEGHACFSRLPGYREIEEPHVAVHAHGIEAVQHFRNGHFPAVLKAIEAMEAASMRVLHNLEQMAESGEVDPSILCVH, via the coding sequence ATGGAAGGTGCGATCGCCGCCTCTTCGCTGCGCAGCTTCGTCGAATTGGCCAAGGTCGATCACCTCATCTACAAGTTCGAGATCTATCGGGTGCTGTTCGGCCACTCGGCCAAGCAGGCCGGCGATTTCGCCAACCATACCGCCTGCCGATTGGGCCAGTGGTATTACGAGGGCGAGGGCCATGCCTGCTTCTCACGCCTGCCGGGCTACCGTGAGATTGAAGAGCCGCACGTGGCGGTGCACGCCCACGGCATCGAGGCGGTGCAGCACTTTCGCAATGGCCATTTCCCCGCCGTGCTGAAGGCCATCGAAGCCATGGAGGCGGCCAGCATGCGGGTGTTGCACAACCTTGAGCAGATGGCTGAGAGCGGCGAAGTCGATCCCTCCATCCTTTGCGTTCATTGA